From Candidatus Nucleicultrix amoebiphila FS5, a single genomic window includes:
- a CDS encoding flagellar hook-length control protein FliK, giving the protein MALEMPTMQMPQVNNAANGKKTIVVQELLSISVASGESPKVDFQKILNATPKEQVQEKAHNQQKENSQRNDDSSPQLERGKKTENTVNVKQSDESPVPDKSDHVFDQQEFNDEQSINFLIPMRDQEPLIKSQTAEDVERGVMQQKDIPLKTIMTLNDEAKGASKEDVPAVRIVHVSMSSSQGIEINNNVMFTKDWLALREEQRMDNEILQIKQQIIPHEIMSQEESLVEALDMEKNLHLRTGSERQNVGEENSDKEKSNNLSQELDDHQKHVERKQESIDRTILDIKRKTDHTSSMQDFLVDNDSFISDDRGFSKVSITENIQGNIPNPLMQKSSTVSHNSIIHELPVIRQVSQALHVARQRGMDNMTLELKPEHLGRVEIKLEITDGQVRAIFNIDKVETYDLLRRDESLLQALLNESGLKADDGALNFNFRGEQQSFGDENSSLTTILPALSVDGEETEIVTPSVVIDHNRVLDRLI; this is encoded by the coding sequence ATGGCTCTTGAGATGCCAACAATGCAGATGCCGCAAGTTAATAATGCTGCCAATGGAAAGAAGACTATTGTTGTTCAAGAGTTATTGAGCATTTCTGTTGCATCTGGAGAGTCACCTAAAGTTGATTTTCAAAAAATTCTTAATGCAACGCCAAAGGAACAAGTACAAGAGAAAGCTCATAACCAACAAAAAGAAAATTCTCAAAGGAATGATGATTCTTCTCCTCAACTTGAGAGAGGGAAAAAAACTGAAAACACTGTCAATGTAAAACAGAGCGATGAAAGTCCTGTGCCCGATAAATCTGATCATGTCTTCGACCAGCAAGAGTTTAATGATGAGCAATCTATTAACTTTCTAATACCAATGCGTGATCAAGAGCCTCTCATAAAATCCCAAACTGCTGAGGATGTTGAAAGAGGAGTGATGCAACAAAAAGATATTCCTCTAAAGACAATAATGACCCTCAACGACGAAGCAAAAGGGGCATCTAAAGAAGATGTGCCTGCTGTAAGGATCGTGCACGTTTCCATGAGTTCATCTCAAGGAATTGAAATAAATAATAATGTGATGTTCACTAAAGACTGGCTTGCCTTAAGGGAAGAGCAACGAATGGATAACGAAATCTTACAAATAAAACAGCAAATCATTCCTCACGAAATTATGAGTCAAGAGGAATCTTTGGTCGAAGCACTAGATATGGAAAAAAATCTTCATCTTAGGACTGGATCAGAACGCCAAAACGTTGGAGAAGAAAATTCCGATAAAGAAAAATCAAACAATTTATCTCAAGAATTAGATGACCACCAAAAGCATGTTGAGAGAAAACAGGAGAGTATTGACAGAACTATATTAGATATAAAAAGAAAAACTGATCATACGTCTTCAATGCAGGATTTTTTGGTCGATAACGATAGCTTTATTAGCGATGATCGAGGCTTTTCCAAAGTCTCTATTACAGAAAATATTCAAGGAAATATTCCTAATCCATTGATGCAGAAATCTTCAACTGTTTCGCACAATTCTATCATTCATGAGCTGCCAGTTATTCGTCAAGTATCCCAAGCTTTACATGTCGCTCGTCAAAGAGGCATGGATAATATGACTTTGGAATTGAAACCAGAACATTTAGGACGCGTTGAAATTAAACTTGAGATTACTGATGGGCAAGTGCGAGCGATCTTTAATATAGACAAAGTCGAAACGTATGATCTTTTAAGACGAGATGAAAGTTTACTGCAGGCTCTTTTAAATGAATCGGGCTTAAAAGCTGATGATGGAGCTCTTAATTTTAATTTTCGAGGTGAACAACAATCCTTTGGTGATGAAAATTCTTCACTGACAACAATTCTTCCAGCTCTTTCAGTTGATGGAGAAGAAACAGAAATTGTTACTCCCTCAGTAGTGATTGATCATAATCGCGTTTTAGACAGATTAATATAG
- a CDS encoding bifunctional GrpB family protein/GNAT family N-acetyltransferase, translating to MTDKTNNIEVAPYDPRWPKIFAFEAAIIKEALGDNCIDIHHIGSTSVPGLVAKPKIDIIAVVKDPIKAIPNLEAIGLTYKGEYNILMHYGFSKRGDVDINLHVYETGHPEIELNILFRDYLRKNLSARDEYAALKERLLQDDSSFEKDKSSFRRYTLRKGDFIRKILKETGFSSLRVLKCTDSTEWSAAKNFRQKYFFDNVSISDPYTWTFDHPSHVHLICYQGSEIIGYAHIQLWTEARAAIRIIVLDQKQRNQGLGRQFLDCIEKWLKRQNYKSIHAEASPEAVTFYKKLGYTSMPFNDPDSHESDPRDIPMGKMLCV from the coding sequence ATGACAGACAAAACAAACAACATTGAAGTAGCACCTTATGACCCTCGGTGGCCAAAAATCTTTGCATTTGAGGCGGCAATCATCAAAGAAGCATTGGGCGATAACTGCATTGATATTCATCATATTGGTTCAACGTCTGTACCAGGTTTAGTTGCTAAACCTAAAATCGATATCATCGCAGTTGTAAAAGATCCCATAAAAGCAATCCCAAATTTAGAAGCAATAGGACTAACATACAAAGGGGAATACAATATCCTTATGCATTATGGTTTTAGTAAACGTGGAGATGTTGATATCAACTTGCATGTATATGAAACTGGGCATCCTGAAATAGAGCTGAACATTCTTTTCAGAGATTATTTACGAAAAAATCTATCAGCTCGCGATGAGTATGCGGCGCTTAAAGAACGCCTTTTACAAGACGATAGTTCGTTTGAGAAAGATAAATCTTCCTTTAGACGGTATACTCTTCGTAAAGGAGATTTTATTCGCAAAATACTAAAAGAAACGGGTTTTAGTAGCTTAAGGGTGCTTAAGTGTACTGATAGTACAGAATGGAGTGCAGCCAAGAATTTTCGTCAGAAATATTTTTTCGATAATGTATCTATCTCTGATCCTTATACTTGGACATTTGATCACCCAAGCCATGTTCATTTAATTTGTTATCAAGGCTCTGAAATTATTGGTTATGCTCACATCCAACTATGGACTGAAGCCAGAGCTGCCATAAGAATCATTGTTCTCGATCAAAAGCAACGTAATCAAGGATTAGGTAGACAGTTTTTAGACTGTATTGAAAAATGGCTGAAGCGTCAGAACTATAAAAGTATTCATGCGGAAGCTTCACCCGAAGCAGTAACGTTTTACAAAAAGCTTGGATACACCTCCATGCCATTTAATGATCCAGATTCTCATGAAAGCGATCCTCGCGACATTCCTATGGGAAAGATGTTGTGTGTCTGA
- a CDS encoding flagellar hook protein FlgE, whose protein sequence is MTITAAVVALKAGNKALDAVSQNTANGNTIGFKSLQGIFEAMVTGGSLVNNQFTSAGSSSHIIQNVGKQGSILGTERQSNMAVIGAGLFVGFPNSQTTQNVYTAAGDWEVNYKNLLVNSGGIVAAGWKTNAQGNVTTGLTGNALTPIDLSGSQEYFLQTTQAKMVANITSDTPIVVPAQLVQVNFPVVDSLGSPHDFTATFQRTGINPNTWAMSITCPDGVVTKTNGAGNPYGGGTPMVIVFDQNGLPQTFDGVAGAPPPMFVTWNVAATNAQNMAVTLDLGAIGAGDGLVSRASTQIPPKVIQDGQAMSTASGFETNESGLISMVYASGVRLPVYQLALASFPSVNNLDPIPGNAFTSTAKSGVVIYGKPNTGSFGKIATGQIETSNVDFADQLTSMIQLQQFNSGNVKSIKTQDEITKELLSIR, encoded by the coding sequence ATGACAATAACAGCAGCTGTAGTTGCATTAAAGGCCGGTAACAAAGCACTGGATGCAGTATCTCAAAATACTGCAAATGGTAACACGATCGGTTTTAAATCATTACAAGGTATCTTTGAAGCAATGGTAACTGGAGGAAGTTTGGTGAATAACCAGTTTACTTCCGCTGGTAGCAGTTCACATATTATTCAAAACGTTGGAAAGCAAGGTAGCATCCTGGGTACAGAAAGACAGAGTAATATGGCTGTTATTGGTGCAGGTCTCTTTGTAGGATTTCCAAATTCTCAAACAACTCAAAATGTTTATACGGCAGCAGGTGATTGGGAGGTAAACTATAAAAACCTTCTCGTGAATTCTGGAGGCATTGTGGCTGCAGGATGGAAGACCAATGCTCAAGGTAACGTAACGACTGGTCTTACAGGAAATGCGCTTACTCCAATCGATTTAAGCGGTAGTCAGGAATATTTTTTACAAACTACGCAAGCAAAAATGGTGGCTAACATTACTTCTGATACACCTATCGTTGTTCCTGCTCAGCTTGTGCAGGTTAACTTTCCAGTTGTCGATTCTTTGGGGAGCCCCCATGACTTTACAGCAACATTTCAAAGAACTGGAATTAACCCCAACACATGGGCAATGTCGATTACTTGTCCAGATGGCGTAGTAACAAAAACGAATGGAGCTGGTAATCCATATGGGGGTGGAACGCCGATGGTCATTGTTTTTGATCAAAATGGATTACCTCAAACATTTGATGGGGTAGCTGGTGCTCCTCCTCCAATGTTTGTTACGTGGAACGTAGCTGCTACAAATGCTCAAAATATGGCTGTTACTCTTGATTTAGGTGCTATTGGCGCTGGTGATGGACTTGTAAGCAGAGCCAGCACACAAATTCCTCCAAAAGTGATTCAAGATGGACAAGCAATGTCTACAGCATCAGGATTTGAGACTAATGAATCAGGACTCATTTCAATGGTCTATGCTAGTGGTGTTCGTTTACCCGTATATCAACTGGCATTAGCCTCATTTCCTTCTGTCAACAATTTAGATCCAATTCCTGGAAATGCGTTTACATCAACAGCAAAATCGGGTGTTGTGATTTATGGGAAACCCAATACAGGTAGTTTTGGCAAAATTGCAACGGGGCAAATTGAAACTTCCAACGTTGATTTTGCTGATCAATTAACTAGTATGATTCAACTTCAACAATTTAACTCCGGTAACGTTAAATCCATTAAGACACAGGATGAAATTACCAAAGAATTGCTGAGCATTCGTTAA
- the flhA gene encoding flagellar biosynthesis protein FlhA, producing MKRGDIAFALGLISIIVVLIMPMPKWLLDMSLAISLAISGLVLMTVLFIEKPLEFSSFPIILLTSTMLRLSLNVASTRLILTYGHEGPSAAGEVIRAFGAFIMQGNFVIGLIVFGILVIVNFVVITKGSGRIAEVSARFTLDAMPGKQMAIDADLSSGLINEDEARKRRKELEGESSFFGAMDGAAKFVRGDAIAGLCITFINIIGGIIIGVAQRDLSFADAAQTYTLLTVGDGLVSQIPALVVSTAAGMLVSKISSEGSAEKAVFAQLSAYPTALGLSSFLMVGFSILPGIPMIPFLFLALITGAAAWRLTNPKEIPINAEDQALAIADKTKTEEETLNQTLHLDQVRLELGYGLLPLVNSGHNQKLTDQIKALRKQLAKELGFLLPTVRIQDNLQLPSNSYVIRIKEVEVGRGDLRPHMLLVLDPEGKEIRLAGESTIEPTFGLRAMWINLADKSRAEEAGYTVVDPMTVISTHLSETIKDNSSELLTFTETQKLLDEVDKPHQKLVSDMVPSQISMSGIQRVLQNLLAERVSIRDLSTILEGISEACSINRNTTFITEHVRMRLSRQICATNSNNENVVTLVTLSPEWEKNMSDALVSTDEGYHLALAPSKLQEFATKVREIFENQAIQGENPVLLTSANIRPHIRSIIERFRPLTTVLSQNEIHPKAKIKTVATI from the coding sequence ATGAAAAGGGGTGATATCGCTTTTGCCCTTGGCCTCATCTCTATCATTGTGGTGCTAATTATGCCCATGCCCAAATGGTTGTTGGATATGTCTCTGGCTATATCTCTTGCGATTTCAGGTCTCGTATTGATGACAGTTCTATTTATTGAGAAACCTTTGGAATTCAGTTCTTTTCCAATTATTCTTCTAACGTCAACCATGTTAAGGCTATCTCTCAACGTCGCTTCAACAAGACTTATTCTAACCTATGGACATGAAGGACCCAGCGCGGCTGGTGAAGTTATTCGGGCTTTTGGGGCCTTTATTATGCAGGGAAACTTTGTTATTGGCCTTATTGTGTTCGGTATTCTTGTTATTGTGAACTTTGTGGTTATCACTAAAGGTTCAGGTCGTATTGCTGAAGTATCTGCACGCTTCACTCTTGATGCGATGCCTGGAAAGCAAATGGCAATTGATGCTGATTTATCCTCTGGACTAATTAACGAAGACGAAGCTCGCAAACGTCGGAAAGAGTTGGAAGGTGAATCTAGCTTTTTTGGAGCTATGGATGGTGCAGCGAAATTCGTCCGTGGCGATGCTATTGCTGGTCTTTGTATTACCTTCATCAATATTATTGGAGGTATCATCATTGGTGTTGCACAAAGAGATCTATCTTTTGCCGATGCAGCTCAAACGTATACATTGCTCACAGTTGGTGATGGTTTGGTTTCACAAATTCCTGCCCTCGTTGTTTCAACTGCAGCAGGCATGTTGGTCTCTAAAATAAGTTCCGAAGGTTCTGCAGAAAAAGCCGTTTTTGCTCAACTCAGTGCCTACCCAACCGCTCTTGGTCTCAGTTCATTCTTAATGGTTGGTTTTTCTATTTTGCCAGGAATTCCCATGATTCCTTTCCTTTTTCTTGCCTTAATCACGGGAGCTGCAGCTTGGAGACTGACAAATCCTAAGGAGATTCCTATCAATGCAGAAGATCAAGCCCTAGCAATAGCAGATAAAACAAAAACTGAAGAAGAAACATTAAATCAAACATTACATTTAGACCAAGTTCGACTCGAATTAGGGTATGGTCTTCTTCCTTTGGTCAACAGTGGTCATAATCAAAAACTCACAGATCAAATCAAAGCTTTAAGAAAGCAACTTGCAAAAGAACTTGGTTTCTTATTACCTACTGTACGTATTCAAGACAATCTTCAACTCCCTTCAAATTCTTACGTGATTCGAATCAAAGAGGTTGAAGTTGGTCGTGGTGATTTACGTCCACACATGCTCTTAGTTTTGGACCCAGAAGGTAAAGAAATTCGTTTAGCTGGAGAGTCAACGATTGAACCTACATTCGGTCTTCGAGCTATGTGGATTAACTTAGCTGATAAATCACGCGCCGAAGAAGCTGGCTATACAGTTGTCGATCCAATGACAGTGATTTCAACACATTTGAGTGAGACTATAAAAGATAACTCATCGGAGCTCCTTACCTTCACTGAAACACAAAAATTGTTAGATGAAGTCGATAAACCGCATCAAAAACTTGTCAGCGATATGGTACCTAGTCAAATCTCTATGAGCGGAATACAGCGGGTCTTACAGAACCTTCTTGCAGAGCGTGTCTCCATTCGCGATTTATCTACTATTTTGGAAGGTATTTCTGAAGCCTGCAGTATTAATCGTAATACAACTTTTATCACCGAACATGTTCGCATGCGTCTTTCACGCCAGATTTGTGCAACCAACTCTAATAATGAGAACGTTGTAACGCTTGTAACCCTTTCCCCTGAATGGGAGAAAAACATGAGTGACGCTCTTGTATCTACTGACGAAGGGTACCATCTAGCGTTAGCACCAAGCAAACTTCAGGAATTTGCTACAAAAGTTCGCGAGATTTTCGAAAATCAAGCTATTCAAGGCGAAAATCCTGTTCTGCTCACCAGTGCGAATATTCGGCCTCATATTCGCTCGATTATTGAACGATTTAGGCCACTAACTACGGTTTTGTCTCAAAACGAGATTCATCCCAAAGCAAAAATTAAAACAGTCGCTACAATATAA
- a CDS encoding flagellar biosynthesis protein FlhF: MSIATVKIEPISLIDEIIQSLQPKDFIKEVKIPRVEQSKTENILDLFENLLTTHRVSERVKNIVLERMQGANDLETSLENIFHFEPVLTAETNGVLVVAGTPGAGKSIVAAKIALEAVLMQKDVELITTDTLKAGGTTQIQTYAHALEVPFKAIESADKLDIYLKDSNPETLKIIDTMGINPFEKAEMGRLIEIVFASKKSPILVHPVATECEETQDQLDAFKQLGISSLIGSKVDMSKRIGGLISACVSDKIMLSHFSKGPELGNRLHIATANNLKELLTRPSEAKEMSPKRTPFLLN, translated from the coding sequence ATGTCTATTGCAACAGTAAAAATAGAACCTATTTCTCTCATCGATGAGATTATTCAAAGCCTTCAACCTAAAGACTTTATAAAGGAAGTTAAAATTCCTAGAGTTGAACAGTCAAAAACTGAAAATATTTTGGATTTATTTGAAAATTTACTAACAACACATAGGGTCTCAGAACGTGTTAAGAACATCGTGTTAGAACGCATGCAAGGAGCCAATGATTTAGAAACAAGTCTAGAAAACATTTTCCATTTTGAACCAGTTCTCACAGCAGAAACCAACGGTGTTCTTGTTGTTGCTGGCACACCAGGAGCGGGAAAAAGTATTGTAGCTGCTAAGATAGCTCTTGAAGCAGTGTTAATGCAAAAAGATGTTGAGCTGATTACCACAGATACACTCAAGGCTGGCGGAACTACACAAATTCAAACCTATGCTCATGCTCTTGAAGTGCCTTTTAAAGCTATTGAATCAGCTGATAAATTGGATATCTATCTTAAAGACAGCAATCCTGAGACCCTTAAAATTATTGATACGATGGGTATTAATCCCTTTGAGAAAGCTGAGATGGGACGCCTCATTGAAATTGTGTTCGCTTCCAAAAAATCTCCTATCCTTGTACACCCTGTAGCGACAGAATGTGAAGAAACTCAAGATCAACTTGATGCTTTCAAGCAGTTGGGAATCTCTTCATTGATTGGCTCAAAAGTTGACATGAGTAAAAGAATAGGCGGCCTTATTTCTGCATGTGTTTCAGATAAAATAATGCTGTCTCACTTCAGTAAAGGTCCCGAACTGGGAAATCGGCTACATATAGCAACTGCAAACAACTTGAAAGAATTATTAACACGTCCCTCTGAAGCAAAGGAAATGAGTCCTAAAAGAACCCCTTTTCTGCTTAACTAA
- a CDS encoding integration host factor subunit beta, with protein MTRSELVLKLLSQKPGLTNSQAEKSIDVVFEEISAALSTGKRVEIRGFGVFTTRRREPRLGRNPRTGVSVKVSGKVVPFFKAGKYLRDRLNVNSR; from the coding sequence ATGACGCGTTCTGAACTAGTACTTAAATTACTTTCGCAAAAGCCAGGTCTGACTAATTCACAAGCAGAAAAGAGTATAGATGTGGTTTTTGAAGAAATCTCTGCTGCACTTTCAACGGGCAAAAGAGTTGAGATCAGAGGTTTTGGAGTTTTCACCACTCGTCGTCGTGAACCACGTCTCGGTCGTAACCCGCGCACAGGAGTTTCTGTAAAAGTTAGTGGAAAAGTTGTTCCCTTCTTTAAGGCGGGAAAATACCTACGCGACAGACTTAATGTAAACAGTCGGTAA
- a CDS encoding flagellar hook assembly protein FlgD → MVQAVKANMDIQRKSEQDSFGLTNEMQGANGEKGRKLSSNIIMGKMEDWLKVVLATVKNQDPMNPADTTQMASQFTQFGQIMGIMEIKDQLQKVLNAQNFSQLLEAAGQLDRYVEVNGSGFEVTDEGAPELGYFLPPGVDKSQIIVTDKANNVIKIIEGASTAGKHLFEWDCKGLEDKKVEKGLYRFRVSALDKSGKALLDPTTKKIQHIRTTVKGMVTGGEMIEGKPTVAVNGLRMPLESLVGIHSLATKPKLITGEIKNVGTELKEISTDLNTELGIIAQ, encoded by the coding sequence ATGGTTCAAGCGGTTAAGGCAAATATGGATATTCAACGTAAATCAGAACAAGATTCTTTTGGTTTAACAAATGAGATGCAAGGAGCTAATGGGGAAAAAGGTCGTAAGTTGAGTTCTAATATCATCATGGGAAAAATGGAGGACTGGCTCAAAGTTGTTTTAGCTACTGTTAAAAACCAAGATCCGATGAATCCTGCAGATACGACTCAGATGGCTAGTCAGTTTACACAATTCGGTCAAATCATGGGAATCATGGAGATTAAGGATCAGTTACAAAAGGTCTTGAATGCACAGAATTTTTCACAGTTGCTCGAGGCAGCTGGACAATTGGACCGATACGTTGAAGTCAACGGGAGCGGATTTGAAGTAACAGATGAAGGGGCTCCTGAATTGGGATATTTCCTGCCGCCTGGGGTTGATAAATCGCAAATTATCGTGACGGATAAAGCCAATAATGTAATAAAAATAATTGAAGGAGCATCAACGGCTGGTAAACATTTGTTTGAATGGGATTGTAAGGGTCTTGAAGACAAGAAAGTTGAAAAGGGGCTATATCGATTCCGTGTTTCTGCCTTGGATAAAAGTGGTAAGGCTCTTTTAGACCCAACAACAAAAAAAATTCAACACATTAGGACAACAGTGAAGGGCATGGTAACAGGCGGTGAAATGATTGAGGGAAAACCAACGGTGGCTGTCAATGGATTAAGGATGCCTTTAGAATCTTTGGTCGGAATTCATAGTCTTGCAACAAAACCAAAGTTGATAACTGGTGAAATAAAAAATGTTGGTACAGAGCTTAAAGAAATTAGTACTGATTTGAATACTGAGTTAGGAATAATTGCGCAATAA
- a CDS encoding LysE family transporter, with translation MTNLLAQYSFELLSLSILQSIALISPGPDFAIVVRNSLVFNRRVGMITTLGITFGVMVHVLYCLLGLGLIISKSFWLFTTFKILGGAYLIYIGTQAIRSGKHHAMRVQKDTAHKETITDFRAFRMGFITNVLNAKAILFFLSLFTTVVKPNTPPMILGLFAVIVFVTTMTWFSIVSCFFSTQRVQRSFSKMVHWVERVTGGLLIALGLKLLTTTNR, from the coding sequence ATGACAAATCTTTTAGCCCAATATTCTTTTGAACTTCTTAGCCTTAGTATTTTGCAGTCTATTGCATTGATTAGCCCTGGTCCTGATTTTGCGATTGTTGTGCGTAACAGTTTAGTTTTTAATCGGCGTGTTGGTATGATCACTACCCTTGGGATTACCTTTGGCGTCATGGTTCATGTTTTATATTGTTTGCTAGGGCTAGGTTTGATTATTTCTAAATCGTTTTGGCTATTCACAACCTTTAAAATTTTAGGTGGGGCATACTTAATTTATATTGGTACTCAAGCGATTCGAAGTGGTAAGCACCATGCAATGAGAGTACAAAAAGATACTGCACATAAAGAAACAATAACGGATTTTCGAGCTTTTCGCATGGGGTTCATTACGAATGTGCTGAATGCTAAGGCAATTTTGTTTTTTCTTAGTCTTTTTACAACTGTGGTAAAACCCAATACACCTCCAATGATTTTAGGTCTATTCGCGGTCATCGTTTTTGTAACAACCATGACTTGGTTTTCAATTGTTTCTTGCTTTTTCTCAACACAGAGAGTGCAAAGATCTTTCAGTAAAATGGTTCATTGGGTGGAAAGAGTGACCGGAGGGCTTTTAATTGCCCTCGGCCTAAAATTATTGACAACAACCAATCGTTAG